In the Deinococcus roseus genome, TCGAGGTGCTGCAGATTGTTTGACCAGAGAACATAAGTATTCACCCCAATCCCATCCTGAGCAAATCATGCAACCTTATATATGTATGCAAATTTCCTATTGATCATAAATCTATCTGGGATAAGTCGATTTTTACCATCTGAAAATACCGAGAAGTAGAAAAAATACGGTAAAATCTCTCCAAGTGGCATTTTTCGGTTTGGTGCGTTAGGATTGGAGTTTGTGTCTGACCTTGCTTCACTTCTGACCCGGGCCTGGAACCACAGAAAAGCCCTGCAGCTTTTCTCACACACCACTTTCTTTCGTGCCCTGCACCTTGCAGAGCATCCGGGCATGACCCTGGATGTGGTGGACCAGGTGGGCATCCTCAGCCTGTACCAGTCTTTTTCTGAGCAGGAAGAGCAGGAGGTGTTCAGAACCATCCAGCAGGTGCTGCCACTGGACACGCTTTACCTGAAGCGCAGACCCGTGGAAGCCCGCCATGTGTCCAACACCAGCAGAGACTGGCTCAGCCCTGAAGATCCTGTGTGGGGACCTGCCAGACCTGAGCTGATTGGGCTGGAACAGGATGTGAAATACCTGTTCAGGCCGGGCTCTGACCTCAGTGTGGGGCTCTTTGCAGACATGCGACTGGCCAGGCAGTGGGTGCGTGAACATGCACCAGAAAAAGTGCTCAACACCTTCAGTTACACCTGTGGGTTTGGCCTGAATGCAGCCCTGGGAGGCAGCACCACCGTAAAGAATGTGGATGCCAGCCGTAAAGTTCTGGAATGGGGTCAGGAGAACTACAGCCTGAATGGTCTGACCACTGACCCTCTGGACTTCATTTATGGAGATGTGCAGGAATGGTTGAAGCGTTTCCGAAAACGCCAGGACCCGTTTGATCTGGTCATCCTGGATCCACCCAGTTTTTCCAGAGGCAAACAGGGCATCTGGAAAGCCGAAACCCACTATGGCCAACTTGTACAGGAGGCTCTGCCATTGCTAAGCAGAGGGGGCATGGTGCTTGCCTGCTGCAACCATGCTGGCATTTCTATGAAGGACTTCAAACAGCAGATCCGCAAAGACAACCCCGCCCTGAAATTTCATCAGAGCCTGCCTGTGGCGCCTGATTTCCCTTCACAGCAAGAAAGCCACCTGAAGATCACCCTCTGGGGCCAGTGAATCCATGAAAGACCAGCTTGCCCATTGAAACCCTCCTAACAGTATGAAACCCTGTACGGGTTACACTGTTGGGTATGCAATTGGTTCCCCTCACCACCCCCGAAGAAGTCGATGCCTTTCTCTCTGAGCACCCTGTGTCTGCCATTTTCAAAGCTGGCACTTGCCACAAAACCATGCAGGGTTTCAGCGTGGTGGAACAGTTTCTCAAGCAGCGTGATCTGCCTGTGGGATTCATCCGCGTTGTGGACTGGCGTCCGGCCAGCAACCATGTGGCATCCCTGACCCAGATCACCCACCACAGCCCACAGTTCATTGTCTTCAAAGACCAGAAAGCTGTCTTCGATGTGGACAACTGGGACATCACACCTGAAGCCCTGGGACCTGTCTTTGAAGAGTACGTTCCTGAGCGTCAGGATCAGGCCGGAGAGGTCAAGGGCAACCTCACGCCTTACATTGACCTGACCGAGCGTTTCCTGAAGGGCGAACTGACCCCCTACCAGTACCAGACCTACTTCACCGACACCTTCCGTGACGATGGTTCCCTGCGCTCCAAGCAGGAATTTGAACTGCTGAGCCGCATGTTCGGTGATCCTGATGCTTACCACGGTGGTTTGCACTCCCTGGGCAACCCCACCCAGGACGACACCATGAAAGAACGTGCTGCTGAACTGCTCGAAGCCCTCAAAGCGCTTTCCTGAGCTGTCCTGCAAAGCAGATCAAATTCAACCCTCCAGACACCTGGAGGGTTTTTCATGAACCATGTGATGAATCAAAAACGCTTTTTCTTTGTGCCCTTTGCTGAAAGCTGATGGCTGACCGCTGAACGCTTCAGTACAGCCTGCTGAGCACTTCTTCTTTCATGGTGAAGCTGTGTTCTGGACCAGGAAAACTTCCATTTTTAACATCCTGCACATAGTTCTGAATGGCTTCTGTTCCCAGCTTGGCCATCTGGGCGTACTGTTTGACGAACTTGGGGGTAAAACGGTCAAAGAGGCCCAGCAGATCGTGGTACACCAGCACCTGACCATCGGTGTGGGGGCCTGCCCCGATGCCAATGGTGGGCACTTTCAGGCGCTCGGAAATTTTCTGGGCCAGAGGCGCAGGAATGGCTTCCAGCACCACCATGAATGCTCCTGCATCTGCCACGGCCTGGGCATCCCGCATGATCTGCTGGGCGTCCTGCACGGTTTTTCCCTGCACCTTGAAGCCTCCCAGGTTGACCGCCGTCTGAGGGGTGAGCCCCACATGGGCCACCACAGGTATCCCCGACTGGGAAAGGTGCCGGACGATGGGGGTGACCTCCTCTCCTCCTTCAATTTTCACGGCATCTGCTCCAGTTTCACGGATCAGGTGAACCGCGTTGCGCAGGGCATCGGTGAGTCCAGTCTGCACGGTTCCGAAGGGCATGTCCACCACAATGAAGGTTTCCCTGGCTCCGCGCTTGACAGCACGGGTGTGGTGGATCATGTCCTGCATGGTTACAAAAACGGTGGATTCGTAGCCAAGAACCACCATTCCCAGACTGTCTCCCACCAGGATGAGGTCCACACCAGCAGCTTCGGCCATCACAGCTCCAGCGTAATCGTAAGCGGTGAGCATCACGATTTTCTGTTTTCCCTGCATGGCTTCAAAATCAGGCACTGTGTACTTGGGCATGGTTTTATTTTACGCAGTCCAAAACTGGTGTATCCAATCTGTTGCGTGAAGTAAACCAAAAACACCTCCCTTTTCAGGAAGGTGCGGGTTGTTTTGCCCCAAAAACAGCAAAATCAGGTGTTGGGCACCCCGTAATAATGCATCACCAGGTAAATCACCCATCCGGTCACAGCCACATAAATCCAGACTGGCACCGTCCAGCGGGCCCACATGCGGTGCTGGCTGAAATACTTGCCTGGGCCTTTCTCTCTGGAACGGTCCAGACGGCCATCTGCCAGCTTGCGTCCGATCAGGGCATTGCGCACCGCCATGATGGCCAGAGGACCGTTGGCCGCAGCCAGGATGCTGTGGGTGATCAGAATGAAAAAGTACAGGTTGGCGTATTCGGGTGGACCGGCATATTTCATGCCTGCGCCCAGAGCGAGTTTGGTCAGGTAAAGCACCAGAAAAACCACGGCCAGTCCGCAGGCCGTGAGCATGGCATTCATGTGCTGCTCTTTGCGGTCCGTTTTGATGAAGTACACCCCGAGGCCAAGGGCCACCCCGCTGAGCACAATGAACACCACAGACAATTCTGAAACGAGTTCCCCCACTGAAAAAACCTCCTGAAACGGGCCATCACGCTGTATCTAAAGGGCGAAACCCATGGAAATGGCCTAACATGGAACCTGGAGTCTGCGGAGTTTGCAAGGTTCTGAAGGGCCTTGATGCGTCACATCCGGTCCATGAATCCACCTTTCAGAATAAAAGCTGGAATGAGAGACATCTGAGGACAATTGTCCTGAGTGCGCTTCTGGCGGCTGACTAGAATAGAGGATGTTATGCAGCATGGAATCAAAACCCTCACGCTGGGGCCCGTCAAACTCGATTTCACCACCTTTGCCTGGCTTTTGTTTGCCTACAACGTGCTGGTGATTTTGTGGGGCGCCTGGGTGCGCATCACGGGCAGCGGCGCAGGTTGCGGGGACCACTGGCCCGATTGCAACGGCACCATCTTTCCCCGCACCCATCAGGTGGAATCCCTGATCGAATTCACCCACCGGGCCACCAGTGCCCTGAGTGGTTTTGGGGCCATCGGCCTGGTGGTGTGGTCCAGATTGGCCTATCCCAAAAAACATCCTGCAAGAACCCTTGCTGGCTGGCACCTGGGCTTTGTGATTCTGGAAGGTCTGGTGGGTGCCCTGCTGGTGAAAAAAGAGTGGGTGGGTCAGGATGAATCCTTTGGTCGTGCCCTGTTCATGCCCATCCACATGGCCAACACCCTCCTGTTGACTGGCACCGCAGCCCTGACTGCACTGCGCAGTCAGCCCCGACCTGCAGTGCTGAAACCCCTGTTGTGGGTTCGCATTTCCCTGTGGGTGGCTGTGGTTGGCACCATCCTGATGGGCATGAGTGGAGCTGTTGCTGCACTGGGAAACACCCTCAATCCTGTGGATTCCCTGCAAGAAGGACTGAGCCGTGCCCTGACCCCCAGGTACTACCTGGACCAGTTGAAACTGCTGCACCCCAGCCTGACCGTCATCACCAGCGTGCTGCTGGTGGCCTGGGCCAGGGTGATGGCCTCCCGCTTTCAGGTGAACCCCGTGCAAAATGCCGCTGCAATGCTGCAAACCGCCATTTTGCTGCAGGTGATTGCTGGAATCTTCAATTATCTGCTGCATGCACCCGGCTGGTTACAGGTTCTGCACCTGCTGCTGGCCTGCCTGTTGTGGCTTGCCGTGATTCTTCTCGGGTATCATGGCTGGGTGCAACGTGAGAAGGAAACCCCATGACCCACACCCTGACCACCACAGAAAAGCCAACCTGGCGCGACTACTTTGCCCTGACCAAACCCAAGGTCAACAGCCTGCTCCTGTTCACCACCATGACCGCCATGGTGATGGCGGCTAGGGGATGGCCCCGGTGGGATTTGTTCCTGGCGGTTTTCATCGGTGGCTACATGAGCGCTGGCGCTTCTGGTGTGTTCAACATGATCATCGACCGGGACATTGACCAGCGCATGAAGCGCACCAGCAACCGTCCCAGTGCCTCTGGCAAAATCAGCAGCACCAGTGCTTTCATTTTCGGGTGCCTGCTCACCCTGGCGTCTTTTGTGCTGCTCTGGCAGGCCGCCAACCTGCTGACCGCCATGATGGCGATGGCTGGCCTGGTCACTTATGTGTTCATCTACACCCTGTGGCTCAAACGGGCCACCTGGCACAACATTGTGATCGGAGGAGCCGCAGGCTGCTTTCCGCCCCTGGTGGGCTGGGCTGCTGTGACAGGCGACCTCAACCTGTTCAGCTGGTACCTGTTTTTCATCATCTTCTTCTGGACCCCTGTACACTTCTGGGCACTGGCCATCATGATCAAAGACGACTACGCTGCTGTGGGCATCCCCATGCTTCCAGTGGTGTATGGCGAACGCATGACCGTGGCCCAGATTGGGCTGTATGCAATCATGACCGCCGTGTTGTCTATGATTCCCCTGCTGCTTGGCGAGGTCCGCTGGATTTACTTCGGGAGCGCTCTGGTATTAAATGTTGTCTTGTTGAAGCGCTCGCTTGAACTGTACCGGAACGTGGACCGCAAACACTCGGTTTCGCTCTACAAGTACACCCTGCTGTATCTGGCGCTGCTGTTCCTGGCCATGGCCATTGACCGCAGCATCCTGTGAACACAGCACAGGCAGACCTGCAGAAGGTTCAGGTGGGAGAATCTGGAATGCCCAAACCGGCTTTTCATCAAGTTTCTGAAGTTTCCAAAGTTTTCAGAGTTTCTAGAGAGAGTGAGAAGGGAAAGGAGAGATGTTGAAACCGTTTCAATTGTTCATGTTTGGGCTGGTGTCGCTGGCAACTGTTGCACATGCACAGCAGCCACAGGGGAGTTCTGGAGAACGCCTGATCAATATTCTGGACAGTCAGGCCAAAACCACCCAGGACATCAACCTGCTGTTGTGGGTCGCAGGGGCTTTTTCATTGCTGGTGCTGCTGGTCACCGGTGGAGCGCTCTGGTGGGTGGTGCAGAAGTACAAAGTCCGCCCCGGAGACAAACCCACCAGACCCGGAGCCAGCAACGAGCCTGCCCAGTTCCACGGCAACAACACCCTGGAAGTGGCCCTGATCGGGGTGCCGGTGCTGATCGTGTCGGTGCTCAGTGTTTTCACCGCGCTGGCCCTGGCCAAAGTCAACGAGAAACCCGCCAACATTGCCGAAACCATCCAGGTCAACGGCTGGCAGTTCTGGTGGGACTTTGACTACGAGAAACAGGGTTTCCGCAACTCCAACGAACTGGTGATCCCTGTGGGTCTGCCGGTGGAGCTGAAGGTCAGCGGCAAAGACGTGATTCACTCCTTCGGTGTGTCCAACCTGGGTGGTCGCCGCGATGCCCTCCCTGGCCAGACCAACAAACTGATCCTCACTGCAGCCAAACCTGGCATTTATTACGGCCAGTGCTTTGAGCTGTGCGGCGCATCCCACGCCAACATGCTGTTCCGGGTGGTGGCTTTGCCCCAGGCCCAGTACAACGAGTGGGTCAGCAAAGCCAAAGCCTTCCAGGCCGGTACCCCCAGCGATCCTGAACTGGCCCAGGGCCAGAAGGTCTTCCAGGCCAACTGCTCTGGATGCCACGCCGTCAAAGGCCAGCAGGGCGGAGCTCCCAGCTTCCCTGACCTGAGCTTCTTCGGAAACCGCACCACCTTTGCTGCAGGCATCTACCGCAATGTGGAAAATGCCAGTGAACTCAGTGCAGACAAAGGTGACCGCACCATCGACTTTGATGGCACCAGACGCCCTGCCACCCTGGAAGACTGGATCCGCAACTCTGCCCACGTCAAACCCGGCAGCCTGATGCCCGCCTTCGATGGCAGCATGCACAAAGTCAAAAATGCAGACACGGGCAAGTGGGAAGACGTCCCCTACACCAAACTTTCTGACAGCGACATCACCGCCGTGGCGAAATACCTGCACAGCCTGAAACTGGATGGCATTGATTTCAAGAGCATTCCTGAAATCACCACCGAGAACAGCAGTCAATAAGGAGGACATGCGAAAATGGCCGTAAACATTCCCTCCTCAGCACCCAGCCGCAAACCCGGCTTCTTTGAAGTGCTGTGGGATTACATGACCACCGGAGACCACAAGAAGATTGGCATCATGTACATGCTGACTTCGGTGCTGGGCTTCGCCATTGCCGGACTGCTGGCCGTGGCCCTCCGGGTGCAACTCATCGTGCCCAACAACACCTTCCTGGTGGGACAGCAGTACAACGAAGTCCTCACCATGCACGGGGCCATCATGTTGTTCTATTTCATCATTCCGTTCGGACTGGTGGGATTTGGCAACTACCTCTTGCCCTTGCAACTTGGTGAACGCGATGTGGCCCTGCCCCGTGTCAACACCTTCGCTTTCTACCTATTCCTGTTCAGCCTGATTCTGGTGGCCGTGTCCTTCTTTGTGGGAGGCCCTGCTGCTGCTGGATGGACTTTCTATTACCCCCTCACCATGAAGAGTTCTGTTGCAGGCTCTCACGGTGTGGAGGTGCTGATGGTCTCCATCCTGCTGAACGGTCTGGCTTCCCTGCTGGGGGCTGCAAACTTTTCAGCCACCGTGATGAACCTGCGTGCCAAGGGCATGGGTGTGTTCAAAATGCCCATGTTCGTGTGGAGCATTCTGGCCACCTCCATCCTGCAGCTGATCGCCCTTTCCGGCCTGACCTCTGCAGCCCTCACCACCCTGATGGAACTGAAACTGGGCATCTCCCTGTTCAATCCTTCCATGGGTGGCGTGCCCGTGCTGTACCAGCAGTTCTTCTGGTTCTACTCTCACCCCGCCGTGTACGTGATGCTGCTGCCCTACCTGGGCATTGCCGCAGAGATCGTGTCCACCTTCAGCCGCAAACCCCTGTTCGGTTACAAGGTGATGGTGTACTCCATCCTGGGCATTGTGCTGGTTGGTCTGGTGGTGTGGGTGCACCACATGTTTGCTGTGGGCCTTCCTGAAGGCTGGCAGATCTTCTTCGCTGTGGCCACCGTGATTGTGGGTGTCCCCACCGGGGTGAAACTCTTCAACCTGATCGGCACCATGTGGGGCGGTCATTTGCAGATGAAATCCCCCCTCTACTGGGTGATTGCTTTCATCTTCAACTTCACCATCGGGGGCATCACCGGTGTGGCTCTGGGTCTGATTCCCTTTGACTATGCTGTAACCGACGGTTACTTCGTGGTGGCCCACTTCCACAACGTGCTGATGTTCGGCACCTCCTACCTGGTGATGGCTGGCCTGTACTACTGGTGGCCCAAAATCACCGGTCGTCTGATGAGCGAAAAAATGGGCCTGTGGCACCTGTGGCTGTTCCTGATCGGCTCCTGGCTGACCTTCATGCCCCAGTACATCCTGGGCTTCCTGGGCATGCCCCGCCGTTACTACACCTACCCTGACGGCAACTACATGTGGAACGAACTCAACTTTGCTTCCACCATTGGCGCATTCGTGCTGCTGCTGGGCGGCATCATCTGGGTGTACAACATGGTCTGGAGCCTCAGAAATGGTGAAAAAGCCAACGACAACCCCTGGGGTGGCTACACCCTGGAATGGCTGACCAGCAGCCCACCCGCTCCCCACAACCTGGAAGTGGTGCTCCCCACCCACTTTGCCAGCGAGCGCCCCCTCTACGACTGGAAAAAAGCAGGCGTCAAGTTTGAGCCTGTGAACATGAAAGACGTTCACCTGCCCCAGTCCACCATCTGGCCTTTCATGAGCGCCCTGGCCATGCTGATCTTCGGTCTGGGCATCTCCTACAGCTGGTTCAATGCTCCTCTTTCTGATCCCTGGGCCATTGCCATCTGGGTGGGCTTCGCTTTCCTGCTGTACTCCATCTTCAGATGGGCTGGCACCCCAGAGTTTGCAGAACCTGTACATCACCATGTGCTGACCAGTGTGCCCAACGGCGCGATGGGCATGTGGTGGTTCATCATCTCGGAAGTCACGCTCTTCGGTGTGCTGATCTCCGGCTACGTGTACCTGCGTGTGATGGGCAAAGCGGTTCCTCCAGAAGAGCGTCCTGACATCTGGCTGGCTGCCCTCAACACCCTGATCCTGGTCAGTTCCTCCTTTGTGATTCACAAGGCAGAGCAGGACTTCGCCAGGGGCATTTTCAGCAAGTTCCGCATGGGACTGATGATCACCATGATCCTGGGCGCAGTGTTCTTCCTGTTCCAGACCTACGAGTTCACCAAGTTCGGCCTGGAAGTGGATTACACCCAG is a window encoding:
- a CDS encoding class I SAM-dependent rRNA methyltransferase, with the protein product MSDLASLLTRAWNHRKALQLFSHTTFFRALHLAEHPGMTLDVVDQVGILSLYQSFSEQEEQEVFRTIQQVLPLDTLYLKRRPVEARHVSNTSRDWLSPEDPVWGPARPELIGLEQDVKYLFRPGSDLSVGLFADMRLARQWVREHAPEKVLNTFSYTCGFGLNAALGGSTTVKNVDASRKVLEWGQENYSLNGLTTDPLDFIYGDVQEWLKRFRKRQDPFDLVILDPPSFSRGKQGIWKAETHYGQLVQEALPLLSRGGMVLACCNHAGISMKDFKQQIRKDNPALKFHQSLPVAPDFPSQQESHLKITLWGQ
- a CDS encoding thioredoxin family protein; its protein translation is MQLVPLTTPEEVDAFLSEHPVSAIFKAGTCHKTMQGFSVVEQFLKQRDLPVGFIRVVDWRPASNHVASLTQITHHSPQFIVFKDQKAVFDVDNWDITPEALGPVFEEYVPERQDQAGEVKGNLTPYIDLTERFLKGELTPYQYQTYFTDTFRDDGSLRSKQEFELLSRMFGDPDAYHGGLHSLGNPTQDDTMKERAAELLEALKALS
- the panB gene encoding 3-methyl-2-oxobutanoate hydroxymethyltransferase; translation: MPKYTVPDFEAMQGKQKIVMLTAYDYAGAVMAEAAGVDLILVGDSLGMVVLGYESTVFVTMQDMIHHTRAVKRGARETFIVVDMPFGTVQTGLTDALRNAVHLIRETGADAVKIEGGEEVTPIVRHLSQSGIPVVAHVGLTPQTAVNLGGFKVQGKTVQDAQQIMRDAQAVADAGAFMVVLEAIPAPLAQKISERLKVPTIGIGAGPHTDGQVLVYHDLLGLFDRFTPKFVKQYAQMAKLGTEAIQNYVQDVKNGSFPGPEHSFTMKEEVLSRLY
- a CDS encoding DUF420 domain-containing protein, giving the protein MGELVSELSVVFIVLSGVALGLGVYFIKTDRKEQHMNAMLTACGLAVVFLVLYLTKLALGAGMKYAGPPEYANLYFFILITHSILAAANGPLAIMAVRNALIGRKLADGRLDRSREKGPGKYFSQHRMWARWTVPVWIYVAVTGWVIYLVMHYYGVPNT
- a CDS encoding COX15/CtaA family protein, with protein sequence MQHGIKTLTLGPVKLDFTTFAWLLFAYNVLVILWGAWVRITGSGAGCGDHWPDCNGTIFPRTHQVESLIEFTHRATSALSGFGAIGLVVWSRLAYPKKHPARTLAGWHLGFVILEGLVGALLVKKEWVGQDESFGRALFMPIHMANTLLLTGTAALTALRSQPRPAVLKPLLWVRISLWVAVVGTILMGMSGAVAALGNTLNPVDSLQEGLSRALTPRYYLDQLKLLHPSLTVITSVLLVAWARVMASRFQVNPVQNAAAMLQTAILLQVIAGIFNYLLHAPGWLQVLHLLLACLLWLAVILLGYHGWVQREKETP
- a CDS encoding heme o synthase, yielding MTHTLTTTEKPTWRDYFALTKPKVNSLLLFTTMTAMVMAARGWPRWDLFLAVFIGGYMSAGASGVFNMIIDRDIDQRMKRTSNRPSASGKISSTSAFIFGCLLTLASFVLLWQAANLLTAMMAMAGLVTYVFIYTLWLKRATWHNIVIGGAAGCFPPLVGWAAVTGDLNLFSWYLFFIIFFWTPVHFWALAIMIKDDYAAVGIPMLPVVYGERMTVAQIGLYAIMTAVLSMIPLLLGEVRWIYFGSALVLNVVLLKRSLELYRNVDRKHSVSLYKYTLLYLALLFLAMAIDRSIL
- the coxB gene encoding cytochrome c oxidase subunit II; this encodes MLKPFQLFMFGLVSLATVAHAQQPQGSSGERLINILDSQAKTTQDINLLLWVAGAFSLLVLLVTGGALWWVVQKYKVRPGDKPTRPGASNEPAQFHGNNTLEVALIGVPVLIVSVLSVFTALALAKVNEKPANIAETIQVNGWQFWWDFDYEKQGFRNSNELVIPVGLPVELKVSGKDVIHSFGVSNLGGRRDALPGQTNKLILTAAKPGIYYGQCFELCGASHANMLFRVVALPQAQYNEWVSKAKAFQAGTPSDPELAQGQKVFQANCSGCHAVKGQQGGAPSFPDLSFFGNRTTFAAGIYRNVENASELSADKGDRTIDFDGTRRPATLEDWIRNSAHVKPGSLMPAFDGSMHKVKNADTGKWEDVPYTKLSDSDITAVAKYLHSLKLDGIDFKSIPEITTENSSQ
- a CDS encoding cbb3-type cytochrome c oxidase subunit I — encoded protein: MAVNIPSSAPSRKPGFFEVLWDYMTTGDHKKIGIMYMLTSVLGFAIAGLLAVALRVQLIVPNNTFLVGQQYNEVLTMHGAIMLFYFIIPFGLVGFGNYLLPLQLGERDVALPRVNTFAFYLFLFSLILVAVSFFVGGPAAAGWTFYYPLTMKSSVAGSHGVEVLMVSILLNGLASLLGAANFSATVMNLRAKGMGVFKMPMFVWSILATSILQLIALSGLTSAALTTLMELKLGISLFNPSMGGVPVLYQQFFWFYSHPAVYVMLLPYLGIAAEIVSTFSRKPLFGYKVMVYSILGIVLVGLVVWVHHMFAVGLPEGWQIFFAVATVIVGVPTGVKLFNLIGTMWGGHLQMKSPLYWVIAFIFNFTIGGITGVALGLIPFDYAVTDGYFVVAHFHNVLMFGTSYLVMAGLYYWWPKITGRLMSEKMGLWHLWLFLIGSWLTFMPQYILGFLGMPRRYYTYPDGNYMWNELNFASTIGAFVLLLGGIIWVYNMVWSLRNGEKANDNPWGGYTLEWLTSSPPAPHNLEVVLPTHFASERPLYDWKKAGVKFEPVNMKDVHLPQSTIWPFMSALAMLIFGLGISYSWFNAPLSDPWAIAIWVGFAFLLYSIFRWAGTPEFAEPVHHHVLTSVPNGAMGMWWFIISEVTLFGVLISGYVYLRVMGKAVPPEERPDIWLAALNTLILVSSSFVIHKAEQDFARGIFSKFRMGLMITMILGAVFFLFQTYEFTKFGLEVDYTQNVWASCFFTLVGLHGLHIIIGGVGVALPYYQALTGKLNHKEHGSLTPASMYWHLVDVVWIVIISIFYIW